From the Babylonia areolata isolate BAREFJ2019XMU chromosome 33, ASM4173473v1, whole genome shotgun sequence genome, one window contains:
- the LOC143277164 gene encoding uncharacterized protein LOC143277164, with the protein MNNTTMSTHRRRRKTEPAQDNESDAFLPEPKRTSKRKRNRKVVFEDPETVGQWTSVGASRGLSSDADIASFLLSLYSERREKTAQPESSCIHCGASMVLCCLDCRRPSSQAPPTMSQFGPSRNPPPQAVTTTDSNLSSSASSVSVLGTRTEFPCVGQESLRAASVEDKGTSKKARSESDNSETAFPRPDPSDVTNHLEECEQDGLHCSGLVGPFHHHHHDKKKHSGECFSNVYGEETDYCAQVTQPDMPSSAQGGHTSQREEMYSESVALGVETKQESEIIVPDFPDHAELQECSSPHAEAEQCICPVCHQILPSSQHRSHIRTHYSSQEEEGVFSCSACAKTFPHFHTFYNHVRLAANDQRCGQCGDVFVSGCQVGRHRRQHARERDRFCEQCQRSFPAMTKKDFDRHLKKHQKKLKGRTASDAVLCPHCGKVFKNKDCLNTHMTYHNKDSPFPCPLCPKAFKNKACLRQHMLFHGEKTQQCEICGAKFYRKVGLRRHMQKHTGKEFACEECTRRFFSLSELQVHVESVHKGIRRFPCSLCELKFYKAASLKVHMRTHTGEKPFSCDLCQASFAMGEALRKHKRRHTGEKPFRCEDCGQTYSCQYSYKTHRRKHHKDSRYVCTDCHQGFPVLSSLTFHRKMYHDGGQGVYADRCPSS; encoded by the exons atgaacaacacaACAATGTCAACACACAGACGCCGTAGAAAAACGGAACCTGCACAAGATAATGAAAGTGATGCATTTCTACCGGAGCCAAAAAGAACATCGAAGCGAAAGAGAAACCGCAAAGTTGTTTTCGAGGATCCGGAGACCGTCGGACAGTGGACTTCAGTCGGAGCTTCTAGAGGACTGTCATCGGATGCTGATATTGCCAGTTTCTTGCTTAGTTT gtattcagagagaagggagaaaacaGCACAGCCGGAGAGCAGTTGCATCCATTGTGGTGCCTCCATGGTTTTGTGCTGCCTTGACTGCAGGCGCCCATCATCGCAGGCTCCGCCCACAATGTCACAGTTTGGACCTTCGAGGAACCCGCCCCCCCAGGCAGTGACGACAACAGACTCGAAcctgtcatcatcagcatcgtctgtgtcagtgttggggACGAGAACTGAATTTCCCTGTGTGGGTCAGGAAAGCTTGAGAGCTGCCAGTGTTGAAGACAAAGGGACTTCAAAGAAAGCAAGGAGCGAGAGTGATAACAGTGAGACAGCATTTCCTCGGCCAGACCCTTCAGACGTGACCAATCATCTTGAGGAATGTGAGCAAGATGGTCTGCACTGCAGTGGTTTAGTCGGTCcttttcaccaccatcaccatgacaaaaAGAAACATTCCGGTGAGTGTTTTAGCAATGTGTATGGTGAAGAGACGGATTACTGTGCGCAGGTTACACAACCTGACATGCCTTCTTCAGCCCAGGGTGGTCACACCTCCCAAAGGGAGGAGATGTATTCAGAGTCTGTAGCACTGGGGGTTGAAACCAAGCAAGAAAGTGAGATTATAGTACCAGACTTTCCAGATCATGCAGAACTCCAGGAGTGTTCTTCACCCCATGCAGAAGCAGAACAATGCATCTGCCCAGTCTGCCATCAGATCCTGCCTTCCAGCCAGCACAGAAGCCACATCAGGACCCACTACAGCTctcaggaagaggagggggtgttcTCCTGTAGCGCATGCGCCAAAACCTTCCCCCACTTTCACACGTTTTACAACCACGTCAGGCTGGCGGCCAATGACCAGCGGTGCGGTCAGTGCGGGGATGTGTTCGTGTCCGGCTGCCAGGTAGGACGACACCGGAGACAGCACGCGCGGGAGAGGGACCGGTTTTGCGAGCAGTGCCAGCGGTCGTTCCCGGCCATGACCAAGAAAGACTTTGACCGCCACCTCAAGAAGCACCAGAAGAAACTGAAGGGGAGAACAGCCAGTGATGCGGTGCTGTGCCCGCACTGCGGCAAGGTGTTCAAGAACAAGGACTGCCTCAACACCCACATGACCtaccacaacaaagacagccccttcccctgccccctttGCCCCAAGGCCTTCAAGAACAAGGCCTGTCTCCGGCAGCACATGCTCTTCCACGGTGAGAAGACCCAGCAGTGCGAGATCTGCGGCGCCAAGTTCTACAGGAAGGTGGGGCTCAGGCgacacatgcagaaacacacgGGGAAGGAGTTCGCCTGCGAGGAATGCACACGGCGCTTTTTCTCCCTGTCAGAGCTTCAGGTCCACGTAGAGTCAGTCCACAAAGGGATCCGCCGCTTCCCTTGCAGCCTGTGCGAGCTGAAGTTCTACAAGGCGGCCAGCCTCAAAGTTCACATGAGgacccacacaggagagaaaccatTCAGCTGTGACCTGTGCCAGGCCAGCTTCGCTATGGGGGAGGCACTGCGGAAGCACAAGCGCCGGCACACTGGGGAGAAACCATTTCGCTGCGAGGACTGTGGGCAGACGTACTCGTGCCAGTACAGCTACAAGACGCACCGGCGGAAGCACCATAAGGACAGCAGGTACGTGTGCACTGACTGCCACCAGGGATTCCCGGTGCTGTCCAGTCTGACCTTCCACCGCAAGATGTACCACGATGGGGGGCAAGGTGTCTACGCTGACCGCTGCCCGTCTTCCTGA